The sequence TCTAAAGCGTCACCCCTAACTGCCACCCCCTGCCCTCCTCTCTCCCCTACCCCAGGAAACCACACTCACCTTCCGGCCCTCGACTCTCCCACGGGCGCTAGCCGAGCGACCCCGCTCTACAGGTCGGACGCTGAGAGCGGCTCCTCCACGACTCACTTCGCAGAAGAGCCAACGAAGGCACGGAAAAGGGATTTTCTGGCGGTCACGATGGTGGCGCTGGCCCCGACTCAGCTCTTCGGTGCTCTGGGGTCCCTCCCGATTCCTACCAGCCCGACAGCGCTACGAACAAGGCCAGGCTCAGTCAGACCCGTCCGAGAACTGTACTTCCGGCGCGCTCTCGGAAGCCACACGGCtactcttcccccccccccccgccactttGTCCGTCCCTCTAACTCTTCCCACCGCCAGGTCGGCCGGGGCTAAGTCCTTGAGTTCCGGGGCCGGGCAGCCGGGAAGGGAAGTTTTCTCCTCCGCGGCCTCTGCTCCGAGACCGGAAGGGCCGCCTGAGAAGTGAGACCATAGAAGGCAGCCCGCTTCCCGCGAAGCTACCGGAAAAGAGCGCCCCTAAGGGCGCGGTCGAGGACCGAAATGCCTCATCTCTATGGCGCTTAGAGGCTAGAAGTGCCCAACTTGGGTTTTAGAAGACGGCTCTTGAGGCGAGCCGGAAGCGGAAGTCGAAGAAAGTTCTAGTTGTTGGGGTAGCGGCGGGAGCGGCCGGGTGGCGAGAGGAGCCGTTACGTGTGAGTTGCCAGTGAGCGCGAGCTGCGGAGCAGGGCCCGGCGAGAGGCTAGAGGAGGCGCGGGACAGCAGGGAGGAGAGAGGTCACGAAAGCGCGGTGGGAGGCTAAGGGTGAGCCCCCCGAGAGGAGTCCGCCCGCCGCGTGGAGGAGGCGGGGCGCGGCGTTGCGCTGCGCGTGGGAACGCGGCGCGTGCAGGGGCGGGGCGGCAGGAGCGAGCGCGGCTGGAAGCCAGCGCGACCCGGCCGGCGGGAAGACGGCTCCGGGCGCTCTCTGCCTGTGCCTTCGCTCCGTAAGCAGCCGTGGCGTGCGGGTGGAGCACAGAGACCATTCGTCTGCTTTTCAGACCAGGTGGCCTCTTAGCCGGGGTCAGCTTTTGCCCAGCGAAGGTCACAGAGGGAGTGACAGCCGCGGGGCGTGCCCTGGCTACTGACTCTGGGAATCTTCCCATTTGCCAGCGCTCTGCCACCTGTTAGGGCAGGAGAGTTTTCCctctccaaaccaaaaccaaaacccggcTTCTGCAGGAAGTAAAAGAGTTCTCTTTTGCGTGCAGGAGGTCCCCGATCTACGACGGGGTTCGTTCTGCTGACTCCGTCCTAAATCGGTTCTGATGGAAGTTggatacctgttttttttttttttaattctttttaagtttttgtgttttgaacagtaaaatcATAAAATTGCACAACTGCGAGTGAACACCCGGGAATGATAACAGCACAATTTACCTGTGGGAGCTTTGTAGTACATATTATTgatgttaaaatatatatttttaaaaaataaggaaagattGTAAGTGCAGTTCGTGGTAATGGGATTGCATTCTAAGTCGGAGACTATCCTTGTGGAGAAAAGACTCTCCccgggtctcagttttctcatctgtgaaatgaagggGATTCAGTAAGCTACCCTACTGGCTGGCCTAGCTCCCTTGTCATATGGGACTACTAGTGGCCTCTAGGGAGTTTCCAGGTCTTCAGCCCTAACCTGCTTTTTGTTGGGATTCCCAGATTAAGCCTGATCAAGATGACAACTTCCCAAAAGCACCGAGACTTCGTGGCAGAGCCCATGGGGGAAAAGCCAGTGGGGAGCCTGGCCGGGATTGGTGAAGTCCTGGGCAAGAAGCTGGAGGAAAGGGGCTTTGACAAGGTGTGGGGTGGCCGCATGTTGCCTGGGGGGGCTGGAGGTGGGAGTCCATTTATTTTCTGGCAGATGGAGTGAGGAAAGTGAATGTACTTGTTGGGGGGTGGAGAGTGGAGTATAATTTAAGAGACAGCTGAAGTTGGTCACCTGGTGGAGGTGAAGCAGGCAAACTCATTCTGCCTCCTGGGCTTATGTGCTTTGAATACCTCAAAGGTGGCTTTCTTAACCCCACAATGCACTTTGTGGCATGCCCTTTGCTTTGCCTGTTTTGCAGGCGTATGTGGTCCTTGGCCAGTTTCTGGTACTAAAGAAGGATGAAGACCTCTTCCGGGAATGGCTCAAGGACACGTGCGGCGCCAATGCCAAGCAGTCTCGGGACTGCTTTGGGTGCCTTCGAGAGTGGTGCGACGCCTTCTTGTGATGCTGTCTTGGGAGCCCCCAGTCCCCAGCCCTGAGTCTCCAGAGTTTGCAGCTGAGTGGCGACTCCTCCCCTGTCCTCTACAAGGAAAAGATTGCTGTTGTCAGGCTCACCTCCAACGTGCTCCAGAATCTTTTAGGAGTTTTGTCCCATCACCATTTCAACTTTTTTGGAATTCTCACTTTTGCATGAATTCCccatcctcctcctccctctgccagTTCCATGGCGatagttaccagctttcctgagtGGATTCTTGGCCCCTTCCTTCACTCTCACCCTCACATCTGGTCTGTTTTTATGCCATTTGGCTCTTTTTTGGCAGAATAGTCACTGTCCTTGTAaagttttttaaatcaataaagtCAGTGGCCTTCAGGTTTGGGCTTTGTGTGTTGAGAAGTGGGCTGGGAGTGGCCTCTTCCTTGGGGACCCAGCAGGCATCCTGTGCTCCTTATCAGCACAGACCGAAACTTGCCTTCCCACTCCCAGAGGGCAGCCACCCCAGCCTTGTGGGCCTCGGCAGGTGCCGTGGAGTGTCTCAATCAATGTGGGAGAGAGTGCAGGCTGATCCTTTCCTGGGAGCCAGACTGGCTCTGGCTCCCCATGGTGGAATCAACAGCCGgaccaagcagcacctggtggaaaAGTCAGTGGGAGTCAGGTGGTCGGAAGAAGGTGGGCCAGATGTGGGTGTGAGCTCACTTGTGGTCATGTCCTTCCCTAGCCTCCAGGAGAAGTGGGCAGTGCTCTTGCCATCTGCGTGCTGTCTGCAGGGCGGCGGGGAGGGGCACGTAGTGTGAATATTACAGCCAGGAGAGAGTGAGTTACACTTTTATTCAGTATATTTAATTCCTGTCCTTTGTCGAACATTTAGTACATATCAGAaactgtggtggcgtagtggttaagtgctacagtgctaaccaaaaggtcagcagttcaaatccactaggcgctccttggaaactatggggcagctctcctctgtcctgtagggtcgctatgagttggaattgactcgacagtgggtttggtttttttttttttttggtttagtatataCCAGGTTCAAAGCTAAGATCCTCAcaagtatttattttttcacaacgATCATTAATTgttttctacagatgaggaaatctgGTTAAGAGAGGTTTTTTTGTCTGTGGACTTGCTACTACGAAGTAGCCAGACTGGAACTCCAGCTTGAAAACCTGTGTACCTGGGAACATTGTGGTTCTCAGTCATGTTGCttggcttctctgagcctcaacttcCGCACTTAGAAAATGGGGTGATTGTGAGAATCTAATGAAACGCTAGCACTACTGTGTAGTGCTTGGCCCTGCTTGGCATTCAGCACCATTGGGGAGCTACTTGCTTgcattataaataaaattattcctCATAGGGCTTGTAGTCTGGGGAGGAGAGAATGATAGTTATTAAAGACAAGTACAAAAACATAATATGAGATGTTTATGATCTCAGAGTAGAGATGAAtttctaaaagaagaaaaagttgatAAATTCAACTCCATtagaaacttctgttcatcagccagccaaccagttgctgtcaagttgattccaactcatggcaacctcgtgttagagcagaactgtgctccatagaattttgtTGTCGATTTGTGACTTgggagaccccatgtgtcacagagtagaactgttccgtagagttttcttggctgtaatctttactgaagcagatcgctaggcctgtttcttctgcggtgccatggagtgggtttaaaccaccaaccttttggttaccagccgagtacaaaccatctgcaccaccgaAGGACCGTCTGTGTAAGATTTCAATGgcagctttttcagaagtaggttgccaaggcttttcttccagggtacctctgggtggactcaaaccttcaacctttcagttagcagccgagcacattaactgcaccagccagggactttctgttcatcaaaagatacaGTAAAAGCTGAGTACTGAGCTTAAtcaattgcattgattaaggtaGGATTACACAGTTGATTaacgtaattgctgtcaataagttgaatTGGCAGAAGTGTAATAGataatatttacaacaatgacaaaaagaaaaagagtagctACCGAGGCAGCTTACGTACAACCAGACACCTCATGGGATTCAGTTCTTTgcctggaggtttagggtcatagtttcatgggatgtcacagttaattggcttaatgatgcgttcagtgcttctgttttacctcatTCATCGCATAgtccctggggtcttaaaagcttgcaagtggccatccaaggcacagtaATTGGTctctgcctggagcaacagaggaaggtggagagtcaggaacaggaggaggaaatggaatgtgtggctaattacctccttGAACAGTTGCCTCCTTTGCTgtgaactgggtggtgcccagctaccactactgaacatttggGTCAAAGATTCTTTAGAAGAATCCTgagcaaaaggggaaaatgcagaacggaatttcaaattcttacggaacccagattttctggagccatggaggctggatgaaccctgaaactattgccctaagacaatctttaagccttaaaccaaaaatattgatACAGTTTAACGATAATTTATTTTAACTAgtaaaggtctgccttgagcattacgttcttttaagatctgtctatatgaaatcaaattgacaacagcgactcaaaagatgagataggaacctCGGGgtagtgagcttatgttaacgggagaggaacaactctgaaaaggaggGTCACAATGGCTGCCCAACTCAGTATAATCCATCTCCCTGAATTGGACATGTGGAAACTTGACTtggtttatgtttttgttgtgtatattctcaacaacaaaaataaagttattttaaaaatgcaaattaaagaaaGAGCGAAGAGACAAACCCAGAATGGGAAAAGGCACCTGCAACACATCTGAGTCCAGAGCATGTGTCAATCAGGGAAAGTGAGAGCACAACAGAAAGGTGGGTAAATGGCCTGAGAAGCAGACCAAGGTACCCAAATGGTGACTAAGCGTGGGAAAAGGTGCTCAATTCATTAGGAATTGGACATGTAAATGAGATGTCAGTACACACCCACTGGATTGGCAAAAATGTTTAagcctgacaataccaagtgttgagaAGATGGAGCAACAGGAACCGGTATCCagttggtgggagtgtaaattagTATgaatgctttggaaaacagtgggTGTTATCTCGTAAAGCTGAAAATAACACaccctgtgacccagcaattccattcccagGTATGTGCCTCGGAGACTCCTGAACACCTGTTCCAGGAGATC comes from Elephas maximus indicus isolate mEleMax1 chromosome 7, mEleMax1 primary haplotype, whole genome shotgun sequence and encodes:
- the BANF1 gene encoding barrier-to-autointegration factor: MTTSQKHRDFVAEPMGEKPVGSLAGIGEVLGKKLEERGFDKAYVVLGQFLVLKKDEDLFREWLKDTCGANAKQSRDCFGCLREWCDAFL